A stretch of DNA from Spirosoma endbachense:
TGTGTATCAATGATAAGGAAGGCGTTTGTCACAAACCCTGGGTTCTATCGGTCAAGTTAACTGTCTTTACGGTGCGGAATTACCGTCCAATGTTTTACGCCTGGCTTGTGGTCGGCTATGATACCAGCAGCAACCTCTTCCAGATTTTCTTCATTTGTCGTAAAAAACAGGCTTTCCGGATGGTCGCTATCCTGCGTGATTTTTACTTCATAATATTCATTGTGATGTTCAACAGCGTGCTTTTCTACGAGTTTGTACTTAGCCATACAACAAACAGTTTTTGGTTAATTGCTATAGTTCATGATCTGGCACCACGGCTATAAACATAGATACGATAACCTGATTTGCGGGCAGATGTTTACCCCAGAACAGTAATCAGCACAGCTCCAGCAACCATAATACCGGCTCCAATTAGCTTTCGAACGATACCCTGTCCGTTAAAAAACTGGTATCCAAATAATACACTTACCAGCGCCGATGTCTGGAATAATGCCAGTGCATAACCCACTGGCATACCGGCCAGAGCCACATTACTGGCCACCTGCGTAATTCCCACCGTCAGGAACAGGGCTAAGTACGTAATTTTCTGCGAAAACAGCAGCGTTGTCTGCTCCTGCCAGCGATTTCTCATGGTGAGCACGATCCAGATGAATGTAAAACCGAAGCCGAACAGACACCAATAAAAAAATGCGATAGTTGGCGTCGACAGGACAATCGCTTTTTTCAGAAATGCCCCGTCAATTGCCGAAAATACCAGCGCTGCCAGCCTTAATTTCACTTCCTGCCGCTGAAATAAACTCCAGGAAAAGCCTTTGCCCTGTTGCTTATTACTCAGCACTACATAACTCCCGGCAACAATCAGCAAAACCCCAGCCAGACCCCACCAGCCCGGAATTTCATTTAGCAAAAAAATGCCAACAATCAGCCCTACTACTGATTTATAGGCATTAATTGGCCCCAACACCGACAGATCGCCTATATGCAGTGCTTTCACCAGAAATACATTTCCGACCATCGCAAACAGGCCTACCACCAGCATACTTTGCCAGAAGGCCATTGGCAAACCCGTAAAGCGGAGCTGTGGCCAGAATAC
This window harbors:
- a CDS encoding DMT family transporter, which translates into the protein MLLTIITVTTFAVLIRIVANPLSNVFQKQLTHRSADPLFVISATYGFLALICLVFWPQLRFTGLPMAFWQSMLVVGLFAMVGNVFLVKALHIGDLSVLGPINAYKSVVGLIVGIFLLNEIPGWWGLAGVLLIVAGSYVVLSNKQQGKGFSWSLFQRQEVKLRLAALVFSAIDGAFLKKAIVLSTPTIAFFYWCLFGFGFTFIWIVLTMRNRWQEQTTLLFSQKITYLALFLTVGITQVASNVALAGMPVGYALALFQTSALVSVLFGYQFFNGQGIVRKLIGAGIMVAGAVLITVLG